A single region of the Brassica rapa cultivar Chiifu-401-42 chromosome A03, CAAS_Brap_v3.01, whole genome shotgun sequence genome encodes:
- the LOC103861153 gene encoding ankyrin repeat-containing protein BDA1 translates to MAFQIVDIYERLNMVAKDGDIEGLYELIAEYPNILEHFDNVSFCETPLHIAAEKGQTHFAMELMTLKPPLALKLNVSGFSPMHLALQNNHIRMVRGFLAIDSSLVSIKGRGRITPLHYVAQLGNEDLLSEFLFACPSSVEDLTIKCETAVHIAVKSHQFMAFKVLLGWVRRVNKEEILDWKDEDGNTVFHIAASMNQTEVMKLLRNTVNVKAKNLDGKTAMDILETDKSPIFPKATRLLRRTKERLLFGPSMSLAGYLSREPSTIEGKNKLLGLNNLSKTKHGSRESTDFRNAILVVAVLIVTATYQAGLSPPGGYWEDDSPNDGHTAGQMTMSFNLALFFYILNGVAFFSSLYVIMVLIIGLPMWMVLYGSTAALGMANYASYRYTFPHLDGSYGNIALALVWFAYPVITGTLLLRYFMAFISNKRRRQGVDFPARYFSSVQEL, encoded by the exons ATGGCATTTCAAATTGTTGACATCTATGAGAGACTCAATATGGTGGCTAAAGATGGGGATATTGAGGGACTCTACGAGCTGATAGCAGAATATCCAAATATTTTGGAACATTTTGATAATGTGTCTTTTTGTGAGACGCCATTACACATTGCAGCTGAAAAAGGGCAAACTCATTTCGCCATGGAGTTAATGACCCTTAAACCGCCACTTGCTTTGAAGCTAAACGTCTCAGGTTTCAGCCCGATGCACTTAGCCCTTCAAAACAACCATATCCGAATGGTGAGAGGGTTTTTGGCAATTGACAGCAGCTTAGTCAGCATCAAGGGAAGAGGAAGAATTACTCCTTTGCATTATGTGGCTCAGTTAGGTAATGAAGACTTGTTGAGTGAATTCTTGTTTGCTTGCCCATCTTCTGTAGAAGATCTGACCATTAAGTGCGAGACTGCTGTGCACATTGCTGTGAAGAGCCACCAGTTTATGGCATTCAAGGTTCTTTTAGGATGGGTTCGGAGAGTGAACAAGGAGGAAATCTTGGATTGGAAAGATGAAGATGGTAACACAGTTTTTCATATTGCTGCATCCATGAATCAAACTGAG GTAATGAAGTTGCTACGTAATACCGTTAACGTAAAAGCCAAGAACTTGGATGGTAAGACGGCAATGGACATACTCGAAACTGACAAGTCTCCTATTTTCCCCAAAGCAACTAGGCTTCTCCGCAGAACTAAAGAAAGACTACTTTTTGGTCCCTCGATGAGTCTTGCGGGATATTTAAGCAGAGAACCATCGACCATTGAGGGGAAAAACAAGCTCTTGGGTCTGAACAATTTGAGCAAGACCAAACACGGGTCTCGAGAATCAACCGATTTCCGTAATGCGATACTAGTGGTGGCTGTACTGATAGTAACAGCCACATACCAGGCCGGTCTTAGTCCTCCTGGCGGTTATTGGGAAGATGACTCCCCTAATGATGGTCACACAGCTGGGCAGATGACAATGTCTTTCAACCTTGCCTTGTTTTTTTATATCTTAAACGGAGTTGCCTTCTTCTCATCTCTATATGTGATTATGGTCCTCATAATTGGACTTCCCATGTGGATGGTACTATATGGTTCAACAGCGGCTCTCGGAATGGCTAATTATGCATCGTACAGATATACATTCCCGCATTTAGATGGATCATACGGGAATATCGCATTAGCCCTCGTGTGGTTCGCATACCCGGTGATTACAGGAACTTTATTATTACGTTATTTCATGGCATTCATTTCCAACAAACGTCGCCGGCAAGGAGTGGACTTTCCGGCAAGGTATTTCAGCTCAGTTCAGGAGCTATAG